A portion of the Tiliqua scincoides isolate rTilSci1 chromosome 3, rTilSci1.hap2, whole genome shotgun sequence genome contains these proteins:
- the FAM241B gene encoding protein FAM241B isoform X3: MVRILANGDIVQDDDPRVRQNTRNRENSSRPVRRDGFFNTMTNAGPAPQQYYHQQQPPQGARPEERSPFSDINQQLVNMGFPTWNLGNQLHGCPAYWGCCFLGSSGTST, encoded by the exons ATGGTGCGAATTTTGGCCAATGGAGACATTGTACAAGATGATGACCCTCGAGTAAGACAGAACACTAGGAACAGGGAGAACTCATCCCGACCGGTGAGGAGAGAT GGGTTTTTCAACACAATGACTAATGCAGGCCCTGCCCCACAACAGTACTACCACCAGCAGCAGCCGCCTCAGGGTGCCAGGCCAGAGGAACGCTCACCATTTTCAGACATCAACCAACAGTTGGTGAACATGGGATTCCCAACCTGGAACCTTGGCAACCAG CTCCATGGCTGTCCAGCATATTGGGGATGCTGCTTCTTAGGATCATCAGGAACATCCACGTGA
- the FAM241B gene encoding protein FAM241B isoform X2 yields MVRILANGDIVQDDDPRVRQNTRNRENSSRPGFFNTMTNAGPAPQQYYHQQQPPQGARPEERSPFSDINQQLVNMGFPTWNLGNQVVEPIMSILLLFLLMVVGVRGLLLVGLIYVISHLSQR; encoded by the exons ATGGTGCGAATTTTGGCCAATGGAGACATTGTACAAGATGATGACCCTCGAGTAAGACAGAACACTAGGAACAGGGAGAACTCATCCCGACCG GGGTTTTTCAACACAATGACTAATGCAGGCCCTGCCCCACAACAGTACTACCACCAGCAGCAGCCGCCTCAGGGTGCCAGGCCAGAGGAACGCTCACCATTTTCAGACATCAACCAACAGTTGGTGAACATGGGATTCCCAACCTGGAACCTTGGCAACCAGGTGGTGGAGCCAATAATGTCCATTCTGTTGCTTTTCCTCCTCATGGTGGTGGGTGTGCGTGGCCTCCTCTTGGTAGGCCTCATCTATGTCATTTCACATTTGAGCCAGCGATGA
- the FAM241B gene encoding protein FAM241B isoform X1 — MVRILANGDIVQDDDPRVRQNTRNRENSSRPVRRDGFFNTMTNAGPAPQQYYHQQQPPQGARPEERSPFSDINQQLVNMGFPTWNLGNQVVEPIMSILLLFLLMVVGVRGLLLVGLIYVISHLSQR; from the exons ATGGTGCGAATTTTGGCCAATGGAGACATTGTACAAGATGATGACCCTCGAGTAAGACAGAACACTAGGAACAGGGAGAACTCATCCCGACCGGTGAGGAGAGAT GGGTTTTTCAACACAATGACTAATGCAGGCCCTGCCCCACAACAGTACTACCACCAGCAGCAGCCGCCTCAGGGTGCCAGGCCAGAGGAACGCTCACCATTTTCAGACATCAACCAACAGTTGGTGAACATGGGATTCCCAACCTGGAACCTTGGCAACCAGGTGGTGGAGCCAATAATGTCCATTCTGTTGCTTTTCCTCCTCATGGTGGTGGGTGTGCGTGGCCTCCTCTTGGTAGGCCTCATCTATGTCATTTCACATTTGAGCCAGCGATGA